The following proteins are encoded in a genomic region of Spirosoma sp. SC4-14:
- a CDS encoding dicarboxylate/amino acid:cation symporter, with protein MRLLNNLTVRVLIAITLGILTGYFFPETAAKLKPLGDLFINLIKMVIAPIIFLTIVLGISNMGDLKKVGRVGGKALLYFEVVTTGALAIGLLLANVIKPGAGVQTAEVKGGDISKYAEQGAEMDWTEFFLHIVPSNAIKAFAEGDILQVLVFSILFGVGLTRMGETGKSLIQTFERLSKVFFNILGVVMVLAPLGAFGGMAFTIGKYGLSTLLPLAKLMGTVYATMFIFIFVVLNLILRYYKISLWAVLKFIKEELLIVLGTSSSESALPQIMEKLETLGCSRSVVGLVVPAGYSFNLDGTTIYLVMATVFLAQVFGIDLSLGQELTIVGILMITSKGAAGVTGSGFIVLASTLTAIKVIPVEGLALLLGVDRFMSEARSITNIIGNTAATIFIANNEGEFDRTKYNRVLKQEAENELADYKY; from the coding sequence CCCCTCGGCGACCTGTTCATCAACCTGATCAAGATGGTAATAGCTCCTATTATTTTCCTGACCATTGTGTTGGGCATCAGTAATATGGGCGATCTGAAGAAAGTGGGCCGGGTAGGCGGAAAGGCATTGCTCTACTTCGAAGTGGTTACTACCGGTGCTCTGGCAATTGGGCTGTTGCTGGCCAATGTCATTAAACCAGGCGCTGGTGTGCAAACGGCAGAGGTGAAAGGGGGCGACATCAGTAAATATGCCGAGCAGGGTGCCGAAATGGACTGGACCGAGTTCTTTCTGCACATTGTTCCAAGTAATGCCATCAAAGCGTTTGCCGAAGGCGATATTTTGCAGGTGCTGGTCTTTTCCATTCTGTTTGGGGTTGGCCTGACACGGATGGGCGAAACCGGAAAGTCGCTGATTCAGACGTTTGAACGGCTTTCGAAGGTGTTTTTCAATATTCTGGGCGTGGTGATGGTGCTGGCTCCATTGGGGGCCTTCGGCGGTATGGCGTTTACCATTGGCAAGTATGGACTGAGCACCTTATTGCCGCTGGCCAAACTGATGGGTACGGTGTATGCTACCATGTTTATCTTCATATTCGTTGTCCTTAATCTGATTCTTCGCTACTACAAAATCAGTCTGTGGGCTGTTCTGAAATTTATTAAGGAAGAACTGCTGATCGTACTCGGAACGTCGTCGTCGGAGTCGGCTTTGCCGCAGATTATGGAAAAGCTCGAAACGCTGGGCTGTTCGCGGTCGGTTGTGGGGTTGGTTGTTCCGGCAGGCTATTCGTTTAATCTGGATGGCACAACCATTTATCTGGTGATGGCAACCGTTTTTCTGGCGCAGGTGTTCGGAATCGACCTGTCATTAGGGCAGGAGTTGACCATTGTTGGGATTCTAATGATTACTTCCAAAGGGGCTGCCGGTGTAACGGGTAGTGGATTTATTGTGCTGGCCAGTACGCTTACCGCCATTAAAGTTATTCCGGTAGAGGGATTGGCATTACTACTGGGTGTCGATCGGTTTATGTCGGAAGCCCGATCGATTACGAACATTATCGGGAATACGGCCGCTACTATTTTTATTGCCAACAATGAGGGCGAGTTCGACCGGACAAAATACAACCGGGTATTGAAACAGGAAGCCGAAAACGAACTGGCAGACTATAAGTATTAA